One Halolamina litorea genomic window carries:
- a CDS encoding 20S proteasome subunit A/B, translating to MPTVVAFETEGGAVVAADRLVVDNDTVSSKQADRIADLGDCGGAAVADPDRFRRELDGKRRSYEADHGDNPGIEPFTQLATEVARDVGTDAAVVARDADGRAQVRAVYADGSVIDDSPVALGTGAELAFGRLEAGVPADLAEAAAFARQLIEGVGERDTRTGDEADVWTLADA from the coding sequence ATGCCCACCGTCGTCGCGTTCGAGACAGAGGGAGGCGCCGTCGTCGCCGCGGACCGACTGGTCGTCGACAACGACACCGTCAGCAGCAAGCAGGCCGACCGCATCGCCGATCTCGGGGACTGCGGCGGCGCCGCCGTCGCGGATCCGGATCGCTTCCGGCGCGAACTGGACGGGAAACGACGGAGCTACGAGGCCGACCACGGCGACAACCCCGGAATCGAGCCGTTCACGCAGTTAGCCACGGAAGTGGCCCGGGACGTCGGCACCGACGCCGCCGTCGTCGCCCGGGACGCCGACGGGCGGGCACAGGTCCGTGCCGTCTACGCCGACGGGAGCGTCATCGACGACTCGCCGGTGGCGCTCGGGACGGGCGCGGAGTTGGCGTTCGGCCGGCTGGAGGCCGGCGTCCCCGCGGATCTGGCGGAAGCCGCCGCGTTCGCCCGACAGCTGATCGAGGGCGTCGGTGAGCGTGATACCCGGACCGGCGACGAGGCGGACGTGTGGACGCTGGCTGACGCGTGA
- a CDS encoding twin-arginine translocation signal domain-containing protein, whose amino-acid sequence MDNRPPSRREALKAGAAIGLGTALAGCTLPGSGDNDDGPLFTEGFEDGFGWETAAHIGPEEDVADFEWAIERSETQAAAGDWGLSVFTEGDHDDGTAWATTEFSPGDAEAFDVTFEAWSESESFNTLRNVVASLGPEAPTAEADFPDPGQNSSNVDGAPYGGLREPLHLAAGWREYGFTWEPASVPETLYLSLGVSVVWEADATHYLDSVRVESL is encoded by the coding sequence ATGGACAACCGACCGCCGAGTCGACGCGAGGCACTGAAGGCGGGTGCCGCAATCGGTCTCGGCACCGCGCTCGCGGGCTGTACACTCCCAGGTAGCGGCGACAACGACGACGGCCCGCTGTTCACCGAGGGCTTCGAGGACGGCTTCGGCTGGGAGACGGCTGCCCACATCGGCCCGGAGGAGGACGTGGCCGACTTCGAGTGGGCCATCGAGCGGTCCGAGACGCAAGCCGCCGCGGGCGACTGGGGCCTCTCGGTGTTCACCGAGGGCGACCACGACGACGGCACCGCGTGGGCGACGACGGAGTTCTCGCCCGGCGACGCCGAGGCGTTCGACGTGACGTTCGAGGCCTGGAGCGAGTCGGAGTCGTTCAACACGCTCCGGAACGTCGTCGCCTCCCTCGGGCCCGAGGCACCGACGGCGGAGGCGGACTTCCCGGATCCGGGGCAGAACTCCTCGAACGTCGACGGCGCGCCCTACGGCGGCCTGCGGGAACCACTCCACCTCGCGGCGGGCTGGCGCGAGTACGGTTTCACGTGGGAGCCGGCGTCGGTTCCCGAGACGCTCTACCTCTCGCTGGGCGTGAGCGTGGTCTGGGAGGCCGACGCGACCCACTACCTCGACTCGGTTCGGGTCGAGTCGCTGTAA